A DNA window from Pseudomonas sp. B21-056 contains the following coding sequences:
- the lpxA gene encoding acyl-ACP--UDP-N-acetylglucosamine O-acyltransferase, producing the protein MSLIDPRAIIDPTAVLAADVEVGPWSIVGAGVEIGEGTVIGPHVILKGPTRIGRHNRIYQFSTVGEDTPDLKYKGEETRLVIGDHNVIREGVTIHRGTVQDRSETTLGDHNLIMAYAHIGHDSVIGNHCILVNNTALAGHVHVDDWAILSGFTLVHQYCHIGAHSFSGMGTAIGKDVPAYVTVFGNPAEARSMNFEGMRRRGFSEDAISALRRAYKVVYRQGLTVEQALVELAEASTQFPEVAVFRDSIQSSTRGITR; encoded by the coding sequence ATGAGTTTGATTGACCCTCGCGCAATCATCGATCCCACGGCCGTACTGGCCGCCGATGTCGAGGTCGGCCCTTGGTCGATTGTCGGCGCAGGTGTGGAAATCGGCGAGGGTACGGTGATCGGCCCGCACGTGATTCTCAAGGGGCCGACCCGGATTGGCCGGCACAATCGTATCTACCAGTTTTCCACGGTAGGCGAGGACACCCCCGATCTCAAATACAAAGGTGAAGAAACCCGCCTGGTCATCGGCGATCACAATGTGATCCGCGAAGGCGTGACGATTCACCGTGGCACCGTTCAGGATCGTTCCGAAACGACCCTGGGCGACCACAACCTGATCATGGCCTATGCCCATATCGGCCATGACAGCGTCATCGGTAACCATTGCATCCTGGTTAACAACACCGCTTTGGCCGGCCATGTCCATGTGGACGACTGGGCGATCCTGTCCGGTTTCACCCTGGTCCACCAGTACTGCCATATCGGCGCCCACAGCTTTTCCGGCATGGGCACCGCCATCGGCAAGGACGTCCCGGCTTATGTCACGGTGTTCGGCAACCCGGCTGAAGCCCGCAGCATGAATTTCGAAGGCATGCGCCGTCGCGGTTTCAGCGAAGATGCGATTTCTGCGTTGCGTCGGGCCTATAAGGTCGTGTATCGCCAGGGGTTGACCGTCGAGCAGGCGCTTGTCGAGTTGGCTGAAGCATCGACCCAGTTCCCGGAAGTCGCGGTGTTCCGCGATTCCATCCAGTCTTCGACCCGCGGCATCACTCGCTGA
- a CDS encoding OmpH family outer membrane protein: protein MRKLTQLVLLATVLVAGPAFADMKIAVLNYQMALLESDAAKKYAVDAEKKFGPQLTKLKSLESSAKGIQDRLVAGGDKMAQGERERLELEFKQKARDFQFQSKELNEAKAVADREMLKQLKPKLDSAVEEVIKKGGFDLVFERGAVIDVKPQYDITRQVIERMNQLK from the coding sequence GTGCGTAAGTTGACTCAATTGGTTCTCCTGGCGACCGTACTGGTCGCAGGTCCGGCTTTTGCCGACATGAAGATCGCCGTACTGAACTATCAGATGGCCTTGCTGGAATCCGACGCGGCGAAGAAATACGCCGTGGATGCGGAGAAAAAGTTCGGCCCACAGCTGACCAAGCTCAAGAGCCTGGAAAGCAGTGCCAAGGGGATCCAGGATCGCCTGGTCGCCGGTGGCGACAAGATGGCCCAGGGCGAGCGCGAGCGTCTGGAGCTTGAATTCAAGCAAAAGGCCCGTGACTTCCAGTTCCAGTCCAAGGAACTGAACGAAGCTAAAGCCGTTGCCGACCGTGAAATGCTCAAGCAGCTCAAGCCGAAGCTCGACAGCGCCGTGGAAGAAGTCATCAAGAAAGGTGGTTTTGACCTGGTGTTCGAGCGTGGTGCAGTGATCGATGTCAAACCTCAGTACGACATCACGCGCCAGGTTATCGAGCGCATGAACCAGCTGAAGTAA
- the ispC gene encoding 1-deoxy-D-xylulose-5-phosphate reductoisomerase has product MSRPQQITVLGATGSIGLSTLDVIARHPERYRVFALSGFTRLSELLALCIRHAPRFAVVPEAGAARALQDDLRAAGLQTRVLVGEEGLCEVASDPEVDAVMAAIVGAAGLRPTLAAVEAGKKILLANKEALVMSGALFMQAVGKSGSVLLPIDSEHNAIFQCMPRDFSRGLGAVGVRRILLTASGGPFRQTPLTELEHVSPEQACAHPNWSMGRKISVDSASMMNKGLELIEACWLFDARPSQVEVVIHPQSVIHSLVDYVDGSVLAQLGNPDMRTPIANALAWPDRIDSGVAPLDLFAVARLDFQAPDEQRFPCLRLARQAAEAGNSAPAMLNAANEVAVAAFLDGRVRYLEIASIIEEVLNLEAVVSLDDLDAVFTVDARARELAGQWLKRHGR; this is encoded by the coding sequence GTGAGTCGTCCTCAGCAGATCACCGTCCTTGGTGCTACCGGTTCGATCGGCCTGAGTACGCTGGACGTCATCGCCCGACATCCGGAGCGCTACCGGGTGTTCGCCCTCAGTGGCTTCACGCGCCTGAGCGAGCTGCTGGCGTTGTGCATTCGTCACGCGCCACGCTTTGCCGTGGTGCCCGAGGCTGGCGCGGCGCGGGCGCTGCAGGATGACCTGCGTGCAGCCGGCCTGCAGACCCGGGTGCTGGTAGGGGAGGAAGGCTTGTGCGAAGTGGCCTCCGATCCTGAAGTCGATGCGGTGATGGCGGCGATTGTCGGTGCTGCGGGCCTGCGCCCGACGCTGGCTGCGGTGGAAGCCGGCAAGAAGATCCTGCTGGCGAACAAGGAAGCGCTGGTCATGTCCGGCGCGTTGTTCATGCAGGCTGTGGGAAAAAGTGGTTCGGTACTGCTGCCGATCGACAGCGAACACAATGCGATTTTTCAGTGCATGCCGCGGGATTTTTCCCGTGGGCTGGGTGCGGTGGGTGTCCGGCGGATCCTGCTGACCGCTTCCGGCGGTCCGTTCCGGCAGACGCCCCTGACAGAATTGGAGCATGTTTCGCCCGAGCAGGCCTGTGCTCACCCGAACTGGTCCATGGGGCGCAAGATTTCCGTGGATTCGGCCAGCATGATGAACAAGGGCCTTGAGCTGATCGAGGCCTGCTGGCTGTTCGATGCCAGGCCGTCCCAGGTCGAGGTGGTGATTCATCCACAGAGCGTGATCCACTCCCTGGTGGACTATGTAGACGGTTCGGTACTGGCCCAGTTGGGCAACCCGGACATGCGCACGCCCATCGCCAATGCGCTGGCCTGGCCGGATCGAATCGACTCGGGTGTCGCGCCCCTGGACCTGTTTGCCGTCGCCCGCCTGGATTTCCAGGCGCCCGATGAACAACGCTTTCCTTGCCTGCGCCTGGCGCGGCAAGCGGCCGAGGCGGGCAACAGCGCCCCGGCCATGCTGAACGCCGCCAACGAGGTGGCGGTGGCAGCGTTTCTTGATGGACGTGTCCGTTACCTCGAGATCGCGAGTATCATCGAGGAAGTCTTGAATCTCGAGGCCGTGGTTTCCCTCGATGACCTCGACGCGGTGTTCACCGTGGATGCCCGGGCCCGTGAGCTGGCGGGTCAGTGGTTGAAGCGCCACGGACGTTGA
- the lpxB gene encoding lipid-A-disaccharide synthase — MANLRVALVAGEASGDILGAGLMRALKAQHPAVEFLGVGGPLMQAEGLTSYFPMERLSVMGLVEVLGRLRELLARRKKLIATLIDEKPDVFIGIDAPDFTLNIELKLRQAGIKTVHYVSPSVWAWRQKRVLKIREGCDLMLTLLPFEARFYEEKGVPVRFVGHTLADTIPLEADREGARQALGLPDGPLVALMPGSRGGEVSRLGGLFFDAAERLRAMRPDVRFVLPCASAQRREQLEALLAGRDLPVTLLDGRSHDALAACDAVLIASGTATLEALLYKRPMVVAYRLAPLTFWILKRMVKSPYVSLPNLLAQRLLVPELLQDDATADALANTLAPLIDGGQEQTRGFDEIHRTLRRDASNQAAEAVLTLIGAKP; from the coding sequence ATGGCCAACTTGCGTGTTGCGCTGGTGGCGGGCGAAGCTTCCGGCGACATTCTGGGCGCCGGCCTGATGCGCGCGCTCAAGGCGCAACATCCGGCGGTGGAGTTCCTCGGTGTTGGCGGGCCGCTGATGCAGGCCGAGGGCTTGACCTCCTATTTCCCGATGGAACGCCTGTCGGTGATGGGGCTGGTGGAAGTGCTCGGTCGGCTGCGAGAGTTGCTGGCCCGGCGCAAGAAGCTGATTGCGACCCTGATCGATGAAAAACCCGATGTGTTCATCGGCATCGATGCGCCGGATTTCACCCTCAATATCGAACTCAAGTTGCGCCAGGCCGGGATCAAGACCGTGCATTACGTCAGCCCTTCGGTCTGGGCCTGGCGGCAGAAGCGCGTGCTGAAGATTCGCGAAGGTTGTGACCTGATGCTGACGCTGCTGCCGTTCGAAGCCAGGTTCTACGAAGAGAAGGGCGTACCGGTGCGGTTTGTCGGGCATACCCTGGCCGATACCATCCCCCTGGAGGCCGACCGCGAAGGCGCCCGCCAGGCGTTGGGTTTGCCCGACGGGCCGCTGGTGGCCTTGATGCCCGGCAGCCGGGGGGGCGAAGTGAGTCGCCTGGGTGGCTTGTTTTTCGACGCCGCCGAACGCCTTCGGGCGATGCGTCCCGACGTACGTTTCGTCCTGCCGTGCGCCAGTGCGCAACGTCGTGAGCAGCTTGAAGCGCTGCTGGCCGGCCGCGATTTGCCGGTTACGCTGCTCGACGGTCGTTCCCATGACGCGCTGGCCGCCTGCGATGCCGTATTGATTGCGTCCGGCACTGCTACCCTTGAGGCATTGTTGTACAAGCGCCCGATGGTGGTTGCCTATCGCCTGGCGCCGCTGACGTTCTGGATCCTCAAGCGCATGGTCAAGAGCCCTTACGTTTCCCTGCCGAACCTGCTGGCCCAGCGTTTGCTGGTGCCCGAATTGCTGCAGGACGATGCCACGGCCGACGCCTTGGCCAACACGCTGGCACCGTTGATCGACGGCGGCCAGGAGCAGACCCGGGGCTTTGACGAAATCCACCGCACTTTGCGTCGCGATGCCTCCAACCAGGCGGCAGAAGCAGTGCTGACCTTGATCGGTGCCAAGCCATGA
- the bamA gene encoding outer membrane protein assembly factor BamA produces MKRLLLTAVFTVLMIAEVHAESFTISDIRINGLQRVSAGSVFGALPLNVGEQADDRRLVESTRALFKTGFFQDIQLGRDGNVLVITVVERPSVASIEIEGNKAISTEDLMKGLKQSGLAEGEIFQRATLEGVRNELQRQYVAQGRYSATVDTEVVPQPRNRVGLKVNINEGTVAAIQHINVVGNTVFPDEDLIDLFELKTTNWLSFFKNDDKYAREKLSGDLERLRSYYLDRGYINMDIASTQVSITPDKKHVYITVNVNEGEKYTVRDVKLSGDLKVPEDQVKSLLLVQKGQVFSRKLMTTTSELITRRLGNEGYTFANVNGVPQPHDEDHTVDITFAVDPGKRAYVNRINFRGNTKSEDQVLRREMRQMEGGWASTYLIDQSKTRLDRLGFFKEVNVETPAVPGVDDQVDVNYSVEEQASGSITASVGFAQSAGLILGGSITQNNFLGTGNKVSVGLTRSQYQTRYNFGFVDPYWTADGVSLGYNAFYRTTDYDELDSDISSYAVDSYGVGANIGYPISETSRLTFGLTAQQDKINTGRYTVDEIFDFVNKEGDSYLNFKASAGWSESTLNKGVLATRGHSQSLVLETTTPGSDLSFFKLDYRGQLFQPLTDTYTMRLHTELGYGDGYGSTDGLPFYENYYAGGFNSVRGFKDNTLGPRSTPSKGTNPGTSLDPDQDPLPFGGNVLIQGGLEVLFPMPFIKDQRSLRTSVFWDVGNVFDSKCSNTTNTNGSKSNTQCNDISLSNMASSVGVGVTWVTALGPLSFALAMPIKKPDDAETQVFQFSLGQTF; encoded by the coding sequence ATGAAACGTCTGCTGCTAACCGCGGTTTTTACCGTGTTGATGATCGCCGAAGTTCACGCCGAGTCCTTCACTATCTCTGATATTCGTATCAACGGCCTCCAGCGGGTTTCCGCGGGTAGCGTCTTTGGTGCCTTGCCGTTGAACGTCGGCGAGCAGGCGGATGATCGGCGCCTGGTGGAGTCCACTCGTGCGTTGTTCAAGACCGGTTTCTTTCAGGATATCCAGCTGGGCCGTGACGGCAACGTCCTGGTCATCACGGTCGTCGAGCGGCCGTCGGTTGCCAGCATCGAGATCGAAGGCAACAAGGCGATCTCCACCGAAGACCTGATGAAAGGCCTCAAGCAGTCCGGCCTGGCCGAAGGCGAGATCTTCCAGCGCGCGACCCTCGAAGGCGTGCGTAACGAGCTGCAGCGCCAGTACGTCGCCCAGGGTCGCTACTCGGCCACCGTCGACACCGAAGTGGTGCCGCAGCCGCGTAACCGCGTCGGCCTGAAGGTCAACATCAACGAAGGCACCGTGGCGGCCATCCAGCACATCAACGTGGTGGGCAACACGGTTTTCCCCGACGAAGACCTGATCGACCTGTTCGAACTCAAGACCACCAACTGGCTGTCGTTCTTCAAGAACGATGACAAGTACGCCCGTGAAAAACTCTCCGGTGACCTGGAGCGCCTGCGTTCCTACTACCTGGACCGTGGCTACATCAACATGGACATCGCTTCGACCCAGGTGTCCATTACCCCGGACAAGAAGCACGTCTACATCACCGTCAACGTCAACGAAGGCGAGAAGTACACGGTTCGCGACGTCAAGCTCAGCGGTGACCTGAAGGTGCCTGAAGACCAGGTCAAGTCGCTGCTGCTGGTGCAGAAGGGCCAGGTGTTCTCGCGCAAGCTGATGACCACCACGTCCGAGCTGATCACCCGTCGCCTGGGTAACGAAGGCTATACCTTCGCCAACGTCAACGGCGTGCCGCAACCACACGATGAAGACCACACCGTCGACATCACCTTCGCCGTCGACCCGGGCAAGCGTGCCTATGTCAACCGCATCAACTTCCGTGGCAACACCAAGTCCGAGGATCAGGTGCTGCGTCGTGAAATGCGTCAGATGGAAGGTGGCTGGGCTTCGACCTACCTGATCGACCAGTCCAAGACCCGTCTGGACCGCCTGGGCTTCTTCAAGGAAGTCAACGTCGAGACCCCGGCGGTACCGGGCGTCGATGACCAGGTCGATGTGAACTACAGCGTCGAAGAACAGGCTTCCGGCTCGATCACCGCCAGTGTCGGTTTTGCCCAGAGCGCCGGCCTGATCCTTGGTGGCTCGATCACCCAGAACAACTTCCTGGGTACCGGTAACAAGGTCAGCGTCGGCCTGACCCGCAGCCAATACCAGACCCGCTACAACTTCGGTTTCGTGGACCCCTACTGGACGGCTGACGGCGTAAGCCTGGGCTACAACGCGTTCTATCGCACCACCGACTATGACGAACTCGACTCCGATATCTCCAGCTATGCGGTGGACAGCTACGGTGTCGGTGCCAACATCGGCTACCCGATCAGCGAGACTTCGCGCCTGACGTTCGGTCTGACTGCCCAGCAGGACAAGATCAACACCGGCAGGTACACCGTCGACGAGATCTTTGACTTCGTTAACAAGGAAGGCGACAGCTACCTGAACTTCAAGGCGTCCGCCGGCTGGTCCGAGTCGACCCTGAACAAGGGCGTGCTGGCAACCCGTGGTCATTCCCAGAGCCTGGTTCTGGAAACGACAACACCGGGCAGTGACCTGTCGTTCTTCAAACTCGACTATCGCGGCCAACTATTCCAGCCGTTGACCGACACCTACACCATGCGCCTGCATACCGAACTGGGCTATGGTGACGGCTACGGGTCGACCGATGGGTTGCCGTTCTACGAGAACTATTACGCGGGTGGTTTCAACTCGGTACGTGGCTTCAAGGACAATACCCTGGGACCGCGCAGTACTCCGAGCAAGGGCACCAACCCGGGTACCAGCCTCGACCCGGATCAGGATCCACTGCCGTTCGGTGGCAACGTACTCATCCAGGGTGGTCTTGAGGTCTTGTTCCCGATGCCGTTCATCAAGGATCAGCGCTCCCTGCGGACCTCGGTATTCTGGGACGTGGGTAACGTATTCGACTCCAAGTGCAGCAACACTACCAACACTAATGGCAGCAAGTCCAACACCCAGTGCAACGACATCAGCCTCAGCAACATGGCCAGCTCCGTTGGTGTAGGTGTGACCTGGGTGACCGCGCTCGGTCCGTTGAGCTTCGCTCTGGCGATGCCGATCAAGAAGCCGGATGACGCTGAAACCCAAGTGTTCCAATTCTCCCTCGGCCAGACGTTCTAA
- the rnhB gene encoding ribonuclease HII, with amino-acid sequence MQMGLDFNLVAEVEELVAGVDEVGRGPLCGAVVTAAVILDPNRPILGLNDSKKLTEARREKLYDEICEKALSWCIARAEVEEIDELNILHATMLAMQRAVQGLHITPKLAMIDGNRCPKLSMRAEAVIQGDAKVPAIAAASILAKVSRDREMTAFELIYPGYGIGGHKGYPTPVHLEALARLGPTPIHRRSFAPVRLAYEAREGLVETISKLPAL; translated from the coding sequence CTGCAGATGGGCCTGGATTTCAACCTGGTCGCCGAAGTCGAAGAGCTGGTCGCGGGTGTCGATGAAGTGGGGCGCGGCCCCTTGTGCGGCGCGGTGGTAACGGCGGCAGTGATTCTCGACCCGAACCGGCCGATCCTGGGCCTCAACGATTCCAAGAAACTCACCGAAGCCCGTCGCGAGAAGCTCTACGACGAAATCTGCGAGAAAGCCCTGAGCTGGTGCATTGCCCGGGCCGAGGTCGAAGAGATCGATGAGCTGAACATCCTGCACGCTACCATGCTCGCCATGCAGCGGGCGGTGCAGGGGCTGCACATTACGCCGAAGCTGGCGATGATCGATGGCAATCGTTGTCCGAAACTGTCGATGCGCGCCGAGGCGGTGATTCAGGGCGACGCGAAGGTGCCGGCCATCGCGGCGGCGTCGATTCTGGCCAAGGTCAGTCGTGACCGGGAAATGACGGCTTTCGAATTGATCTATCCGGGCTACGGCATCGGCGGCCACAAGGGCTATCCGACCCCCGTTCATCTGGAAGCCCTGGCGCGACTGGGGCCGACGCCGATCCACCGGCGCTCGTTCGCCCCGGTGCGGCTGGCGTATGAAGCGCGTGAAGGCCTGGTCGAAACCATAAGTAAGCTTCCGGCTCTGTAG
- the rseP gene encoding sigma E protease regulator RseP has protein sequence MSALYMIVGTLVALGVLVTFHEFGHFWVARRCGVKVLRFSVGFGMPLLRWHDKKGTEFVVAAIPLGGYVKMLDEREGEVPADQLDQSFNRKTVRQRIAIVAAGPIANFLLAMVFFWALAMLGSEQVRPVIGAVEAGSVAARAGLSAGEEIVAIDGEPTSGWAAVNLQLVRRLGESGSLQLMVREQGSTTDSPRELALDNWLKGADEPDPIRSLGIRPWRPALPPVLAELDPKGPAQAAGLKTGDRLLALDGQSVSDWQQVVDAVRVRPDTKIVLRVERDGAPIDVPVTLAARGESKTPAGYLGAGVKAVDWPPEMIREVSFGPVAAIGEGARRTWTMSVLTLDSLKKMLFGELSVKNLSGPITIAKVAGASAQSGVADFLNFLAYLSISLGVLNLLPIPVLDGGHLLFYLIEWARGRPLSDRVQGWGIQIGISLVVGVMLLALVNDLGRL, from the coding sequence ATGAGCGCGCTCTATATGATTGTCGGCACCCTGGTTGCGTTGGGTGTGCTGGTCACTTTTCACGAATTCGGTCATTTCTGGGTCGCCCGTCGCTGTGGCGTGAAGGTCCTGCGTTTTTCCGTCGGCTTCGGCATGCCCTTGCTGCGCTGGCATGACAAGAAGGGCACCGAATTCGTCGTGGCGGCCATCCCCCTGGGCGGCTACGTGAAAATGCTCGACGAGCGTGAAGGCGAAGTGCCCGCCGATCAGCTTGATCAATCCTTCAATCGCAAGACCGTCCGGCAGCGTATCGCCATCGTGGCGGCGGGGCCGATCGCCAACTTCCTGCTGGCCATGGTGTTCTTCTGGGCGCTGGCCATGTTGGGCAGCGAGCAGGTGCGTCCCGTCATCGGTGCAGTCGAGGCCGGCAGCGTCGCGGCCCGGGCCGGACTGAGTGCGGGTGAGGAAATCGTTGCCATCGACGGCGAGCCGACTTCGGGTTGGGCTGCCGTCAACCTGCAGCTTGTGCGTCGCCTGGGTGAAAGCGGTTCGCTGCAGTTGATGGTGCGCGAGCAGGGCTCGACGACGGATTCTCCCCGGGAGCTGGCGCTGGATAACTGGCTCAAGGGCGCCGATGAGCCGGATCCGATCCGTTCCCTGGGCATCCGCCCCTGGCGCCCGGCGCTGCCGCCGGTGCTGGCCGAACTTGATCCGAAGGGGCCGGCCCAGGCTGCCGGGTTGAAGACCGGTGATCGCCTGTTGGCCCTCGATGGTCAATCGGTCAGTGACTGGCAACAGGTGGTCGACGCGGTTCGTGTACGTCCTGATACCAAAATTGTGCTGCGCGTCGAGCGCGACGGTGCTCCAATCGACGTCCCGGTGACCCTGGCCGCCCGTGGCGAGAGCAAGACGCCGGCGGGTTACCTGGGGGCGGGCGTCAAGGCGGTCGACTGGCCGCCGGAGATGATCCGTGAGGTCAGTTTCGGCCCGGTGGCGGCGATTGGCGAGGGTGCGCGTCGGACCTGGACCATGAGTGTCCTGACCCTCGACTCACTGAAGAAAATGTTGTTCGGCGAGCTCTCGGTAAAAAACTTGAGTGGACCGATAACCATTGCTAAAGTGGCGGGCGCTTCTGCCCAGTCGGGCGTTGCTGATTTCCTGAATTTCCTTGCTTATCTGAGCATTAGCCTGGGGGTTCTGAATTTGCTGCCCATCCCGGTACTGGATGGGGGGCATCTGCTGTTTTATCTGATCGAGTGGGCGCGTGGTCGTCCCTTGTCGGATCGGGTTCAAGGTTGGGGGATACAGATCGGTATCAGCTTGGTGGTCGGGGTGATGTTGCTTGCCTTGGTCAACGATCTGGGTCGTCTGTAA
- the lpxD gene encoding UDP-3-O-(3-hydroxymyristoyl)glucosamine N-acyltransferase → MTATIKLGQLAEFLGATLRGDPEKAITGLATLQEAGPAQLSFLANPQYRKYLADSRAAALLLKAADAEGYAGDALIVPDPYLAYARISHLFDPKPKAAAGIHPSAVIAVDAVVDPTASIGPFVVIEGAARIGAGVTLGAHCFVGARSEIGEGGWLAPRVTLYHDVRIGKRVVIQSGAVLGGEGFGFANEKGIWQKIAQIGGVTVGDDVEIGVNTAIDRGALADTVIGNGVKLDNQIQIAHNVQVGDHTAMAACVGISGSTRIGKHCMLAGGVGLVGHIDICDNVFLTGMTMVTHSITEPGAYSSGTAMQPAAEWRKSAARIRQLDDIARRLRQLEKRVGDVTPDGNASSDG, encoded by the coding sequence ATGACAGCGACTATCAAACTCGGCCAGTTGGCCGAGTTCCTCGGAGCCACCCTGCGTGGCGACCCGGAGAAGGCAATTACTGGGCTAGCCACTTTGCAAGAGGCTGGCCCAGCTCAGTTGAGCTTCCTGGCAAATCCTCAGTACCGCAAATACCTGGCCGATAGCCGGGCTGCCGCGCTGTTGCTCAAGGCTGCCGATGCCGAAGGCTATGCCGGTGATGCGCTGATCGTGCCCGATCCGTACCTGGCGTATGCGCGGATCTCCCATTTGTTCGACCCCAAGCCGAAAGCGGCTGCCGGCATCCACCCAAGTGCGGTGATCGCGGTGGACGCGGTGGTCGATCCGACGGCCAGCATCGGTCCTTTCGTGGTCATCGAGGGCGCGGCGCGGATCGGCGCCGGTGTCACGCTGGGTGCCCATTGTTTCGTCGGTGCCCGCAGCGAGATCGGCGAGGGCGGCTGGCTGGCTCCCCGGGTCACCCTGTATCACGATGTACGCATCGGCAAGCGGGTGGTGATCCAGTCCGGCGCGGTGCTGGGCGGTGAAGGGTTCGGTTTTGCCAACGAAAAAGGCATCTGGCAGAAGATCGCCCAGATCGGTGGGGTCACGGTCGGCGATGACGTGGAGATCGGCGTCAACACCGCCATCGACCGCGGCGCGCTGGCCGATACGGTCATCGGCAATGGTGTCAAGCTGGATAACCAGATCCAGATCGCCCACAACGTCCAGGTCGGTGACCACACCGCCATGGCGGCCTGCGTGGGTATCTCCGGCAGCACCAGGATCGGCAAGCACTGCATGCTCGCCGGTGGCGTGGGGTTGGTGGGGCACATCGATATCTGTGACAACGTTTTCCTGACCGGGATGACCATGGTGACCCACTCGATCACCGAGCCGGGTGCCTATTCTTCCGGTACGGCGATGCAGCCGGCGGCCGAATGGCGCAAGAGCGCGGCCCGTATTCGTCAGCTCGATGACATCGCGCGACGCCTGCGACAGCTGGAAAAGCGTGTGGGGGACGTGACCCCTGACGGTAATGCTTCATCAGATGGCTGA
- the fabZ gene encoding 3-hydroxyacyl-ACP dehydratase FabZ has product MMDINEIREYLPHRYPFLLVDRVVELDVEGKRIRAYKNVSINEPFFNGHFPAHPIMPGVLIIEAMAQAAGILGFKIMDVKPADGTLYYFVGSDKLRFRQPVTPGDQLVLEATFISCKRQIWKFECQASVDGKPVCSAEIICAERKL; this is encoded by the coding sequence ATGATGGACATCAACGAGATTCGCGAATACCTGCCTCACCGTTACCCGTTCCTGCTGGTGGACCGGGTAGTGGAGCTGGATGTTGAAGGCAAGCGCATTCGCGCCTACAAGAATGTCAGCATCAACGAGCCGTTCTTCAATGGTCACTTCCCTGCGCATCCCATCATGCCGGGCGTGTTGATCATCGAGGCGATGGCCCAGGCTGCCGGGATCCTTGGTTTCAAGATAATGGATGTGAAACCCGCCGACGGTACGCTCTACTACTTCGTCGGGTCCGACAAGTTGCGTTTCCGTCAGCCGGTGACCCCGGGCGATCAGTTGGTCCTCGAAGCCACGTTCATCAGTTGCAAGCGCCAGATCTGGAAGTTCGAATGCCAGGCTTCGGTCGACGGCAAGCCTGTCTGCTCCGCTGAAATCATCTGCGCGGAACGCAAGCTATGA